The Thermanaerovibrio acidaminovorans DSM 6589 genome contains a region encoding:
- the pfkA gene encoding 6-phosphofructokinase, protein MKRIAVLTSGGDSPGMNAAIRAVTRTAIYRGLDVIGFRRGYEGLLDGDGIPLTKSSVGGIILRGGTILRTARSERFRRPEGVNEAYARLKEYDIDALVVIGGDGSFRGAWRLHEIGFPVAGIPGTIDNDIAGTDYTIGFDTACNTALEAVQKLRDTASSHDRLFIVEVMGRSAGFLALEVGVASGAEYVLVPEVPFKIEDLCEKLRYARQRGKTHSMIILAEGVMSAGELASQLKDTGGYEARITVLGHIQRGGAPSSFDAVLASRMGAAAVNSLIEGQRGFMVGYVNGKIVTPPMSTAWEEKRPLNAEMMELVDCLSI, encoded by the coding sequence TTGAAGAGGATTGCGGTGCTGACCAGCGGCGGAGACTCGCCGGGCATGAACGCGGCCATAAGGGCGGTCACCAGGACCGCCATCTACCGGGGCCTTGACGTCATAGGCTTCCGGCGAGGTTACGAGGGTCTCCTTGACGGGGATGGGATCCCCCTCACCAAGAGCTCCGTGGGGGGGATAATCCTTCGGGGGGGCACCATCCTGAGGACCGCCCGGAGCGAACGTTTCCGGCGCCCCGAGGGGGTCAACGAGGCCTACGCCAGGCTGAAGGAGTACGACATCGACGCCCTGGTGGTCATAGGGGGCGACGGTTCCTTCCGGGGGGCCTGGAGGCTTCACGAGATAGGCTTCCCGGTGGCGGGCATACCGGGCACCATCGACAACGACATAGCGGGGACCGACTACACCATCGGTTTCGACACCGCCTGCAACACCGCCCTGGAGGCGGTTCAGAAGCTGAGGGACACCGCTTCGAGCCACGACCGGCTCTTCATCGTGGAGGTCATGGGCCGGTCCGCGGGCTTCCTGGCGCTAGAGGTTGGAGTGGCCTCCGGGGCGGAGTACGTGCTGGTGCCGGAGGTGCCCTTCAAGATCGAGGACCTGTGCGAGAAGCTCCGCTACGCCCGGCAGAGGGGCAAGACCCACTCCATGATAATCCTGGCGGAGGGGGTCATGTCCGCCGGGGAGCTGGCCTCCCAGCTGAAGGACACCGGGGGTTACGAGGCCCGGATAACCGTGCTGGGGCACATCCAGCGGGGAGGGGCCCCCTCCTCCTTCGATGCGGTCCTGGCGTCCCGGATGGGGGCCGCGGCGGTGAACTCCCTCATCGAAGGCCAGAGGGGCTTCATGGTGGGGTACGTGAACGGCAAGATAGTCACCCCCCCCATGTCCACCGCCTGGGAGGAGAAGCGTCCCCTCAACGCGGA
- a CDS encoding sodium-dependent transporter, with product MVVSTNDREQWGSRLGFIMAAAGSAVGLGNIWRFPYVVGMNGGGAFVLIYLAIVFIIGASVMLAEMAIGRGAGLNAVGSFKKLGGGAWPLVGWMGVIAGFIILSFYGVVAGWTIAYMLKSFTGLMEVASQGKAGDAFGAFVSNPTQVILYQALFMFGTIWIVFKGIGEGIEKYCKVMMPGLFLLLLVLILRAVTLDGAMKGIEFYLKPDFSKVTGGTVLSALGQGFFSLSLGMGCMITYGSYLNKDEALPSAAFTVTFLDTLVAFLAGFAIFPAVFAFNMEPAAGPGLTFITLPSVFSKMPMGAVFSFVFFLLLFFAAITSSVSLLEVCVAYFKDELGWDRAKASWVLGLVIFLLGVPSALSLGGHFPKIAGKDFLDAMDFVASNLLLPLGGILISLFAGWFWLDGCKKEISNQGRLPFVFEGIWVWICRLVAPVVIAIVFVKGLKW from the coding sequence ATGGTGGTGTCTACCAACGATCGTGAACAGTGGGGCAGCAGGTTGGGCTTCATAATGGCGGCGGCGGGTTCTGCTGTGGGGCTTGGTAACATATGGCGTTTCCCCTACGTGGTGGGCATGAACGGGGGCGGAGCCTTCGTTCTCATCTACCTGGCCATAGTCTTCATCATCGGCGCCTCGGTGATGCTGGCGGAGATGGCCATAGGGCGTGGTGCGGGGCTCAACGCGGTGGGCTCCTTCAAGAAGCTTGGGGGCGGCGCTTGGCCCCTGGTGGGCTGGATGGGGGTCATAGCAGGTTTCATAATCCTCTCCTTCTATGGGGTTGTGGCGGGCTGGACCATCGCCTACATGCTCAAGTCCTTCACGGGCCTCATGGAGGTGGCATCCCAGGGCAAGGCGGGGGACGCCTTCGGGGCCTTCGTCTCCAACCCCACCCAGGTGATCCTCTATCAGGCGCTCTTCATGTTCGGCACCATCTGGATCGTATTCAAGGGCATAGGTGAGGGGATCGAGAAGTACTGCAAGGTCATGATGCCCGGTCTCTTCCTCCTGTTGCTGGTGCTCATCCTGAGGGCCGTGACCCTTGACGGGGCCATGAAGGGCATCGAGTTCTACCTTAAGCCGGACTTCAGCAAGGTCACCGGAGGCACCGTCCTTTCCGCCCTGGGGCAGGGCTTCTTCTCCCTGTCGCTGGGCATGGGTTGCATGATCACCTACGGCAGCTATCTAAACAAGGATGAGGCGCTCCCCTCTGCGGCCTTTACCGTTACCTTCTTGGACACCCTGGTGGCCTTCTTGGCGGGTTTTGCCATATTCCCCGCGGTGTTCGCCTTCAACATGGAGCCCGCTGCCGGGCCGGGGCTAACCTTCATAACCCTGCCCTCGGTGTTCTCCAAGATGCCCATGGGGGCCGTCTTCTCCTTCGTGTTCTTCCTGCTCCTCTTCTTCGCCGCCATAACCTCCTCGGTGTCCCTGTTGGAGGTCTGCGTGGCCTACTTCAAGGACGAGCTGGGCTGGGACAGGGCCAAGGCCTCCTGGGTTCTGGGGCTGGTTATCTTCCTCTTGGGGGTCCCCTCCGCCCTGTCTCTGGGAGGGCACTTCCCCAAGATAGCCGGCAAGGACTTCCTGGACGCCATGGACTTCGTGGCCAGCAACCTGTTGCTCCCCTTGGGCGGCATCCTCATCTCCCTCTTCGCCGGCTGGTTCTGGCTTGACGGCTGCAAGAAGGAGATCTCCAACCAGGGGCGTCTCCCCTTCGTCTTTGAGGGCATATGGGTCTGGATCTGCCGGCTGGTCGCCCCGGTGGTGATCGCCATAGTGTTCGTCAAGGGGCTCAAGTGGTAG
- a CDS encoding TIGR00282 family metallophosphoesterase — MIDPGVMRVLFVGDVMGKPGRRLLPRVLKDLASERGPFHFVVANGENAAAGFGITRPVAEELFAAGVDVITGGNHSFDKREAAEMLAEDLRILRPANYPPGVPGRGSGVYRKGDMCLGVLNLQGRALQHPIDCPFRRAQEELEALEARCVLVDFHAETTSEKRALGLFLDGRVSAVIGTHTHVQTADEELLPKGTGYITDAGMTGGSGGVIGMRYESVIPRFIYGTPSKFEVCDERLRFCGVVVEICTHTGLALSIQRVRIDL; from the coding sequence ATGATCGACCCGGGGGTCATGAGGGTCCTCTTCGTTGGGGACGTGATGGGCAAGCCGGGCCGGCGGCTTCTGCCCAGGGTCCTGAAGGACCTGGCCTCCGAGAGGGGGCCCTTCCACTTCGTTGTGGCCAACGGGGAGAACGCCGCGGCGGGGTTCGGCATTACCAGGCCGGTGGCGGAGGAGCTCTTCGCCGCCGGGGTGGACGTGATAACCGGCGGCAACCACAGCTTCGACAAGAGGGAGGCGGCGGAGATGCTGGCGGAGGACCTGAGGATACTCAGGCCCGCCAACTACCCGCCGGGGGTGCCCGGGCGGGGCAGCGGGGTCTACCGCAAGGGGGACATGTGCCTGGGGGTCCTCAACCTCCAGGGCAGGGCCCTTCAGCACCCCATAGACTGCCCCTTCCGGAGGGCCCAGGAGGAGCTGGAGGCCCTGGAGGCTCGGTGCGTCCTGGTGGACTTCCACGCGGAGACCACCAGTGAGAAGCGGGCCCTGGGGCTCTTCCTGGACGGCAGGGTATCGGCGGTGATAGGCACCCACACCCACGTCCAGACCGCCGACGAGGAGCTGCTGCCCAAGGGCACCGGTTACATAACCGACGCGGGCATGACCGGCGGCTCCGGCGGGGTGATAGGCATGAGGTACGAATCGGTGATACCCCGGTTCATCTACGGAACCCCAAGCAAGTTCGAGGTCTGCGACGAGCGCCTCAGGTTCTGCGGGGTGGTGGTGGAGATCTGCACCCACACCGGGCTGGCCCTGTCGATCCAGCGGGTGCGGATAGACCTTTAA
- the rny gene encoding ribonuclease Y gives MSFVMMAAGAALGAAVVFLLLRHLDAKRNKDALSEAERVLKEAAASAERSKREMLTEAKEEILRLRQEVERETKERRSELQRAERRLEQKEEALDRRLEALSKREEDLKARQRQLEERMESLSERESQITAKLEEVASLTREEARDLLLKQVEDEAAHLIGLRLKEMEERARRESDRKAREIIATAIQRCSAEHTSEVAVSVVPLPSDEMKGRIIGREGRNIRTFETLTGVDLIVDDTPEAVTISCFDPVRREVARLALERLVADGRIHPARIEEIIEKAQRDVEEEIVEAGEGALLQTGIKSMNPELIRILGQLKFRFSYGQNALQHSLEVAYLTGIMASELGLDEILARRAGLLHDIGKAVDHQVEGPHAAIGADLARRYGEPHEVVNAIASHHEDEEPTTIYAVLVAAADAISASRPGARRESLDAYVKRLEKLESLAKEFSGVSKAFAIQAGREVRVAVSPQVTDDGAMQKLAYDIARKIEQEMKYPGQIKVTLIRETRAVEYAK, from the coding sequence ATGTCGTTTGTGATGATGGCGGCGGGTGCCGCTTTGGGCGCCGCCGTGGTGTTCCTTTTGCTCCGTCATCTGGACGCCAAGAGGAACAAGGACGCGTTGAGCGAGGCGGAGCGGGTCCTCAAGGAGGCCGCCGCGTCGGCGGAGAGGTCCAAGCGGGAGATGCTCACCGAGGCCAAGGAGGAGATCCTCCGGTTGAGGCAGGAGGTGGAGCGGGAGACCAAGGAGCGGCGCAGCGAGCTTCAGCGGGCTGAGCGCCGCCTGGAGCAGAAGGAGGAGGCCCTGGACCGTCGTCTGGAGGCCCTGTCCAAGCGGGAGGAGGATCTGAAGGCCCGCCAGCGGCAGCTGGAGGAGCGGATGGAGTCCCTTTCGGAGAGGGAGTCCCAGATAACCGCCAAGCTGGAGGAGGTGGCCTCCCTGACCAGGGAGGAGGCCCGGGATTTGCTCCTCAAGCAGGTGGAGGACGAGGCGGCCCATCTGATAGGCCTGCGGCTCAAGGAGATGGAGGAGAGGGCCCGGCGGGAGTCGGACCGCAAGGCCCGGGAGATAATAGCCACCGCCATTCAGCGGTGCAGCGCGGAGCACACCTCCGAGGTGGCGGTGAGCGTGGTGCCCCTGCCCTCGGACGAGATGAAGGGTAGGATAATAGGCCGTGAGGGGCGCAACATAAGGACCTTCGAGACCCTCACGGGGGTGGACCTCATAGTGGACGACACCCCAGAGGCGGTGACCATAAGCTGCTTCGATCCGGTTCGCCGGGAGGTTGCCCGGCTGGCGTTGGAGCGGCTGGTGGCGGACGGGCGGATACACCCGGCCCGCATAGAGGAGATCATCGAGAAGGCCCAGCGGGACGTGGAGGAGGAGATCGTGGAGGCCGGGGAGGGGGCGTTGCTCCAGACGGGGATCAAGTCCATGAACCCGGAGCTTATACGGATCCTGGGGCAGCTCAAGTTCCGGTTCAGCTACGGCCAGAACGCCCTCCAGCACAGCCTGGAGGTGGCGTACCTCACGGGGATCATGGCCTCAGAGCTGGGGCTGGACGAGATCCTGGCCCGGCGGGCGGGTCTCCTTCACGACATAGGCAAGGCGGTGGACCACCAGGTGGAGGGTCCCCACGCCGCCATAGGGGCGGACCTGGCCAGGAGATATGGGGAGCCCCACGAGGTGGTGAACGCCATAGCGTCCCACCACGAGGACGAGGAGCCCACCACCATATATGCGGTGCTGGTGGCGGCGGCGGACGCCATAAGCGCCTCCAGGCCCGGGGCCCGGCGGGAGAGCCTGGACGCCTACGTCAAGAGGCTGGAGAAGCTGGAGTCCCTGGCCAAGGAGTTCTCCGGGGTCAGCAAGGCCTTTGCCATCCAGGCGGGCCGGGAGGTGCGGGTGGCGGTCTCCCCCCAGGTGACCGACGATGGGGCCATGCAGAAGCTGGCCTACGACATAGCCCGCAAGATAGAGCAGGAGATGAAGTACCCGGGCCAGATAAAGGTCACCCTCATAAGGGAGACCCGGGCGGTGGAGTACGCCAAATGA
- a CDS encoding ATP-dependent DNA helicase RecG — translation MGPKRSAALEEEGIRTLGDLLLFLPRRYEDLRRPVTPAEALPGRRCLVEGSAGRPSPMMGRRGMRYPVTGGGGTMWVFVFGPRPMVPQPGERVLLYGPVRTSPLGPCMANPKLLDRSSPLLGRIVPVYPSSRALPSWWMRNLILSALERTSQDPPEDPIPEEIRFRRSLPDLVGSLREIHWPSSGASWREARRRLAYQELLLLQACFALRRRMRPLGAAPAAPAREADVEEYASSLPFRPTRSQESCMRAIAQAFNRGRFDLLLQGDVGSGKTAVALFAAHLYLKRGRSVLFLSPTEILARQTFQVARRLLPDFKVELVTGDTRADASPGPGLYVGTSALLFRKALGEASALAIVDEQQRFGVSQRAALTRGGRMSLLMVSATPIPRTMALALYGDLEVLTLGESPPGRGRVTTMSMGPRGLGRVLDRLVGELERGGRAFWVCPSLEAGPSAAVSRHRQLCESLGWANPQLVHGRMPSEEKEAAVLRFREGSSRLLVGTTVLEVGIDVPDATVMVVEGADMLGLSQLHQLRGRVGRGGSDGLCVLLSSREPVPQRLKALEELSDGFKVAELDLAERGPGTLHHLSQHGDMGLKVADLSRDLELLEAAREDAASLVEEWAIHGELLREVRCRFPGIMEILGGG, via the coding sequence GTGGGCCCCAAACGATCCGCCGCCCTAGAGGAGGAGGGGATCCGCACATTGGGGGACCTCCTCCTCTTCCTCCCCAGGCGCTACGAGGACCTGCGCCGCCCGGTCACCCCCGCGGAGGCCCTGCCGGGCAGGAGGTGCCTGGTGGAGGGATCCGCCGGCAGACCCTCCCCCATGATGGGTCGCCGGGGCATGAGGTACCCGGTGACCGGCGGAGGGGGCACCATGTGGGTCTTCGTCTTCGGACCCCGACCCATGGTGCCCCAGCCGGGGGAGCGGGTCCTCCTCTACGGCCCGGTCCGGACCTCCCCCCTGGGACCCTGCATGGCTAACCCCAAGCTGCTGGACCGCTCATCCCCCCTCTTGGGACGCATAGTCCCCGTATACCCATCCAGCAGGGCCCTGCCCTCCTGGTGGATGAGGAACCTTATCCTGTCCGCCCTGGAGCGGACCTCCCAGGATCCCCCGGAGGACCCCATACCGGAGGAGATCCGGTTCCGCAGGTCCCTCCCGGACCTGGTGGGGTCCTTAAGGGAGATCCACTGGCCCTCCTCCGGGGCCTCTTGGCGGGAGGCCCGGCGGAGGCTTGCCTACCAGGAGCTACTCCTCCTGCAGGCCTGCTTCGCCCTCAGGCGGCGCATGAGGCCCCTGGGAGCCGCCCCCGCCGCCCCCGCCCGGGAGGCGGACGTGGAGGAGTACGCCTCCAGCCTTCCCTTCCGCCCCACCCGGTCCCAGGAGTCCTGCATGAGGGCCATAGCCCAGGCCTTCAACCGGGGCAGGTTCGACCTGTTGCTCCAGGGGGACGTGGGGTCCGGCAAGACCGCGGTGGCCCTCTTTGCCGCCCACCTGTATCTTAAGCGGGGCCGGTCGGTGCTCTTCCTCTCCCCCACGGAGATCCTGGCCCGCCAGACCTTCCAGGTGGCCCGACGGCTGCTCCCGGACTTCAAGGTGGAGCTGGTAACCGGGGACACAAGGGCGGATGCCTCACCGGGGCCGGGGCTCTACGTCGGCACCTCCGCCCTGCTCTTCCGGAAGGCCCTGGGGGAGGCATCCGCCCTGGCCATCGTGGACGAGCAGCAACGCTTCGGCGTGTCCCAGCGGGCAGCCCTCACCCGAGGGGGACGGATGAGCCTCCTCATGGTGAGCGCCACCCCCATACCCAGGACCATGGCCCTGGCCCTCTACGGGGACCTGGAGGTGCTCACCCTGGGTGAGTCCCCCCCTGGGAGGGGCCGGGTCACCACCATGTCCATGGGCCCCCGGGGGCTGGGCCGGGTGCTGGATCGGCTGGTGGGAGAGCTGGAGAGGGGAGGAAGGGCCTTCTGGGTCTGCCCCTCCCTGGAGGCGGGTCCCTCCGCCGCGGTGTCCCGTCACCGGCAGCTCTGCGAGTCCCTGGGCTGGGCGAACCCCCAGCTGGTGCACGGCCGGATGCCCTCGGAGGAGAAGGAGGCGGCGGTCCTCCGCTTCAGGGAGGGGAGCTCCCGGCTCCTGGTGGGCACCACCGTACTGGAGGTTGGGATAGATGTGCCGGACGCCACCGTGATGGTGGTGGAGGGGGCGGACATGCTGGGGCTGAGCCAGCTCCACCAGCTGCGGGGCCGGGTGGGCCGGGGAGGATCGGACGGGCTGTGCGTGCTCCTGTCGTCCCGGGAGCCGGTGCCCCAGAGGCTCAAGGCCCTGGAGGAGCTGTCCGACGGGTTCAAGGTGGCGGAGCTGGACCTGGCGGAGCGGGGGCCTGGCACCCTTCACCACCTGAGCCAGCACGGTGACATGGGGCTCAAGGTGGCGGACCTGAGCAGGGACCTGGAGCTACTGGAGGCCGCCCGGGAGGACGCGGCCAGTCTGGTGGAGGAATGGGCCATCCATGGGGAGCTCCTCCGGGAGGTTCGATGCCGCTTCCCGGGGATCATGGAGATCCTTGGGGGCGGGTGA
- a CDS encoding DivIVA domain-containing protein gives MSYLTPLDVVNQSFKRGFRGYETAEVDDFLDQVAESLQAYIQRNKELERDLETMKEQMEEFKGLKESLNEALILAQRSAEERVRAAHQQAEAILADAKARAEKMIADAEAQVSSLRREMNRLTQVRCQYVAEFRAMLSKFDMMIREEAPSGMCDPEVHREGAPMADPQIREAKPPKVERIPIPEDPFNVQEAPFEVLDIFGDAREGQGA, from the coding sequence TTGAGCTATCTTACGCCCTTAGACGTGGTGAACCAGTCGTTCAAGAGGGGTTTCAGGGGGTACGAGACCGCGGAGGTGGACGACTTCCTGGACCAGGTGGCGGAGAGCCTCCAGGCCTACATCCAGCGGAACAAGGAGCTGGAGCGGGACCTGGAGACCATGAAGGAGCAGATGGAGGAGTTCAAGGGCCTGAAGGAGTCCCTGAACGAGGCGCTGATCCTGGCCCAGCGGAGCGCGGAGGAGCGGGTCCGGGCCGCCCATCAGCAGGCGGAGGCGATCCTGGCGGATGCCAAGGCCCGGGCGGAGAAGATGATCGCCGACGCGGAGGCCCAGGTGAGCTCCCTCCGCCGGGAGATGAACCGGCTCACCCAGGTGCGTTGCCAGTACGTGGCGGAGTTCCGGGCCATGCTCTCCAAGTTCGACATGATGATCCGGGAGGAGGCCCCATCGGGCATGTGCGACCCGGAGGTCCACCGGGAGGGGGCCCCCATGGCGGACCCGCAGATCCGGGAGGCTAAGCCCCCGAAGGTGGAGCGTATCCCCATTCCCGAGGACCCCTTCAACGTCCAGGAGGCCCCCTTCGAGGTGCTGGACATCTTCGGCGACGCCCGGGAGGGACAGGGGGCCTGA
- a CDS encoding YggS family pyridoxal phosphate-dependent enzyme, with the protein MTSFEHVRDNLAAAMEAIERAAGSVGRDPGEVRVVAVTKNHPPQAVRAAAQAGIRIVGENRVQEAMEKRRELQDLDVQWIMIGHLQRNKVRKALETFHQVHTVDSLELASSLNRVLMETPDARCPVLMEVNISGEASKHGVSPDLAQPLGEMILSRCERLELRGLFGVGPLVDDQARIRASFASLRRLRDQLEAALGIHLPELSMGMSSDYPLAVMEGSTMVRLGTCLFGPRRGF; encoded by the coding sequence GTGACGTCCTTTGAGCACGTGAGGGATAACCTGGCCGCTGCCATGGAGGCCATAGAACGGGCGGCCGGCTCGGTGGGGCGGGACCCCGGGGAGGTCCGGGTGGTGGCGGTCACCAAGAACCACCCGCCCCAGGCGGTCCGGGCCGCCGCCCAGGCGGGGATTCGCATCGTGGGGGAGAACCGGGTCCAGGAGGCCATGGAGAAGCGGCGGGAGCTCCAGGACCTGGACGTCCAGTGGATCATGATAGGACACCTCCAGAGGAACAAGGTACGAAAGGCCCTGGAGACCTTCCACCAGGTCCACACGGTGGACAGCCTGGAGCTGGCCAGCTCCCTGAACCGGGTCCTGATGGAGACCCCGGACGCCCGCTGCCCGGTCCTGATGGAGGTCAACATCTCCGGCGAGGCCTCCAAGCACGGGGTGAGCCCGGACCTGGCACAGCCCCTGGGGGAGATGATACTCTCCCGGTGCGAGCGGCTGGAGCTGAGGGGGCTCTTCGGGGTGGGACCTCTGGTGGATGACCAGGCCAGGATCCGGGCCTCCTTCGCCTCCCTCCGGAGGCTCAGGGACCAGCTGGAGGCCGCCCTGGGGATCCATCTGCCGGAGCTCTCCATGGGCATGAGCTCCGACTACCCCCTGGCGGTGATGGAGGGGAGCACCATGGTCCGGCTGGGCACCTGCCTCTTCGGCCCCAGGAGGGGATTTTAA